One segment of Oreochromis niloticus isolate F11D_XX linkage group LG8, O_niloticus_UMD_NMBU, whole genome shotgun sequence DNA contains the following:
- the fkbp10b gene encoding peptidyl-prolyl cis-trans isomerase FKBP9 has translation MFSFCIAFFLLISGSFVECNPSPVLGDVVVDRYFIPKDCAREVKSGDYVRYHYNATFVDGKTFDSSHQKGAAKVGLIGEGRLIAGMDKGLQGMCVNERRKITVPPQLAYGNTGAGDVVPPDATLVFDIHLLDLWNKADLVVTTTITTPKDCKRSVMRTDFVRYHFNGTLLDGTIFDSSYTRKQTHNTLVGEGWMIKGMDEGLLGMCVGEIRKIVVPPFKAYGEKGSGNEIPPQATLVFDVLLVDIHNPKDNITVENQLVPESCARRSVVGDYIRYHYNGTFLNGVTFDTSYQRNSTYNTYIGMGYVIMGMDQGLLGICIGEKRRITIPPHLAYGENGAGDVIPPSAVLVFDVHVIDFHNPNDTVAIQVIHRPDVCNETTEANDLVRYHYNCSLMDGTLLFSSHDYGSLQDVELGSDKVIDGLDQGLQGMCVGERRVITVPPHLGHGERGAAGVPSSAVLVFDIELLSFEKGVPPGYLFVWLEDTPADLFEALDMNKNAEVPQEEFAEFIKLQVTEGKGRIKPGLTMEQVVTDMFQNQDRNKDGVITANELKLKVDEDKEREQARHEEL, from the exons ATGTTTTCCTTTTGCATTGCCTTTTTTCTTCTCATCTCCGGCTCTTTCGTGGAGTGTAACCCCAGTCCTGTGCTTGGAGATGTAGTCGTGGACAGATACTTCATCCCCAAAGACTGCGCCAGAGAAGTGAAAAGCGGAGATTACGTGCGCTATCACTATAACGCAACATTTGTCGATGGAAAAACTTTTGATTCGAG CCATCAGAAAGGAGCAGCTAAAGTCGGCCTGATCGGGGAGGGTCGGCTCATTGCTGGGATGGACAAAGGTCTGCAgggcatgtgtgtgaatgagcgCAGGAAAATCACCGTCCCGCCACAGTTGGCCTATGGAAACACCGGTGCAG GTGACGTTGTTCCTCCAGACGCCACCCTCGTGTTTGACATCCACCTGCTGGATCTGTGGAACAAGGCCGACCTGGTTGTAACTACAACCATCACCACTCCGAAAGACTGCAAGCGCTCCGTGATGCGTACTGACTTTGTGCGTTACCATTTCAACGGCACTCTGCTCGACGGCACCATCTTTGACTCCAG CTACACcaggaaacagacacacaacacCCTAGTAGGTGAGGGTTGGATGATCAAGGGCATGGACGAGGGCCTGCTGGGCATGTGTGTGGGAGAGATCAGAAAAATCGTCGTCCCGCCATTCAAAGCCTACGGAGAAAAGGGATCAG GTAACGAGATTCCCCCTCAGGCGACTCTGGTGTTCGACGTCCTGCTGGTGGACATCCACAACCCAAAGGATAACATCACTGTTGAGAACCAGTTGGTGCCGGAGTCATGCGCTCGCAGGTCCGTGGTCGGGGATTACATTCGGTACCACTATAACGGCACCTTCCTGAACGGAGTCACCTTTGATACCAG CTACCAGAGGAACAGCACTTACAACACCTACATCGGGATGGGGTACGTAATAATGGGGATGGATCAGGGCCTGCTGGGAATCTGCAttggggagaagaggaggatCACTATTCCTCCACACCTGGCATATGGAGAGAACGGAGCAG GTGATGTGATCCCTCCTTCTGCTGTGCTCGTCTTTGATGTCCACGTCATCGACTTCCACAACCCCAACGACACGGTGGCTATCCAGGTCATCCACAGACCCGACGTGTGTAACGAGACCACAGAAGCGAACGACCTCGTCCGCTACCACTACAACTGCTCCCTCATGGACGGCACGCTGCTCTTTTCCTC ACACGACTATGGCAGCCTTCAGGACGTGGAACTGGGCTCAGACAAAGTGATCGACGGGCTGGATCAGGGCCTGCAGGGcatgtgtgtgggagagagGAGGGTGATAACGGTGCCACCTCACCTCGGCCACGGGGAAAGGGGAG CTGCTGGTGTGCCGAGCAGCGCCGTGTTGGTCTTTGACATAGAGCTGCTGAGCTTTGAGAAGGGCGTGCCGCCTGGTTACCTGTTTGTGTGGCTGGAGGACACTCCTGCAGACCTGTTTGAAGCCTTGGACATGAACAAGAATGCAGAGGTGCCACAGGAGGAG TTTGCGGAGTTCATCAAGCTGCAGGTGACAGAGGGCAAAGGTCGCATAAAGCCCGGGCTGACCATGGAGCAGGTCGTCACCGACATGTTCCAAAACCAGGACCGAAATAAAGACGGCGTGATCACAGCCAACGAGCTGAAACTTAAAGTGGACGAGGACAAAGAGCGGGAACAGGCAAGGCACGAGGAGTTGTGA
- the LOC100707523 gene encoding endoplasmic reticulum protein SC65 isoform X1 translates to MVTLSTKVDSLVTLLCVTFVFMTKAQYENYNFRNFSGEDLMPLTAAYGKALDYYAAGNWTGSSQYLELSLRLHRLLRDSVRHCASHCNTSKHDDESFAGYPDLRVCWNVMMKATCQKKCRALFPAFQLPPPGREILEDFSRRSPYRYLHFAHSQLNDLQRAVPCAHTFLQRNPEDQQMQQLMEEYKSKYDLSGYLIDHEERPYETSFLRGVKLVGLGDYSSSVQELEEALWLYFQEYDLCQAECEGITQLLPDRDFYAVIADAYIDTLRCKLRCEENLTPNIGGYFVVKFVPTVYHYLQYAYYKLNDGRSAVPCAYSYFLFEPEDPVMKQNLLYYKAYSQQWGLQSNHFTPRMEAFKHFNQTIMQKKMLAFAETYLGLSDEDFLGSEEAARSAPDSPDAEFEGIGDYEESIYANWKQLKGKGDAGESDI, encoded by the exons ATGGTGACATTATCTACAAAAGTAGACTCGCTGGTAACACTGCTTTGTGTGACCTTTGTTTTTATGACAAAGGCACAATATGAAAACTACAATTTCAGAAATTTTTCCGGAGAGGACCTCATGCCTCTCACCGCTGCGTACGGGAAGGCGCTGGATTATTACGCAGCGGGAAACTGGACGGGATCGAGCCAGTACTTGGAATTAAGCCTGCGTTTGCACCGGCTTCTGAGGGACAGCGTGAGACACTGCGCGAGCCACTGTAACACGAGCAAGCATGACGACGAGTCTTTTGCTGGATACCCGGATCTCCGCGTCTGCTGGAACGTTATGATGAAGGCGACCTGTCAGAAGAAGTGCAGGGCGCTTTTTCCCGCGTTCCAGCTGCCTCCTCCCGGCCGAGAGATCCTGGAGGATTTCAGCAGAAGATCTCCCTACAGATACCTGCACTTTGCTCACTCACAG CTGAATGACCTGCAGAGGGCGGTACCATGCGCCCACACCTTCCTCCAGAGGAACCCTGAGGACCAGCAAATGCAGCAGCTGATGGAGGAATACAAGAGCAAGTATGACCTGAGCGGCTACCTCATCGACCACGAAGAACGACCCTACGAG ACGTCGTTTCTGAGAGGAGTGAAACTTGTGGGTTTGGGCGACTACAGCAGCAGTGTTCAAGAGTTGGAGGAAGCTCTGTGGCTCTACTTCCAGGAATATGACCTGTGTCAGGCCGAATGTGAAGGGATCACTCAACTCTTACCAGACAGAGACTTCTATGCAGTCATAGCAG ATGCCTACATTGACACATTAAGGTGCAAACTGAGGTGTGAAGAAAACCTGACACCGAATATTGGGGGTTATTTTGTAGTGAAATTTGTGCCCACTGTTTACCACTACCTCCAGTATGCCTATTATAAGT TGAACGATGGCcgcagtgccgtgccctgtgCGTACAGCTACTTCCTGTTCGAGCCCGAGGACCCAGTCATGAAGCAGAACCTGCTATATTATAAAGCCTACAGTCAACAGTGGGGGCTTCAGTCCAACCACTTTACCCCCAGGATG GAAGCTTTCAAACACTTCAACCAGACAATAATGCAAAAAAAGATGTTGGCATTTGCAGAAACATACTTAGGTCTGTCTGATGAG GACTTTCTAGGATCAGAGGAGGCTGCACGCTCGGCCCCAGACTCTCCTGATGCTGAGTTTGAAGGTATTGGAGATTATGAGGAGTCAATTTACGCAAACTGGAAGCAACTGAAGGGCAAAGGGGATGCTGGCGAGTCAGACATCTGA
- the adam11 gene encoding disintegrin and metalloproteinase domain-containing protein 11 isoform X2, with amino-acid sequence MLAVRCLLFAAVYARYAETALREWGSPEGRLPPAEEVVQPKRLLQQIHTEEELLHSRLDTRVKNHPAGEQPIHLAQSSFLVKAFGTSFILDLELNHNLLSTDYVERHFEEDGQLSQNMGGEHCFYHGRIRGVPGSWAALSTCHGLQGMFSDGNFSYGIEPLGTGAEHNDHVVFRMPNTDIFPPPCPGCSMNSTEAKMQSHRQSEEDGELSDEVSWSTEEKPILTEGLRRSRRQVRRGQRTVQTETKYIELMVVNDYELFVQLRRSTTQTKIFSKSVVNMADLIYKEQLNTRIVLVAMETWSSENRVAVGDDPLLTLRDFMKYRKESIKERVDAVHLFSGRTFMSSRSEAAYIGGICSLTRGGGINEFGSVGPMAITLSQSLGQNIGMLRNKERTAAGDCRCPDPWLGCIMEDTGYYLPRKFSRCSIDEYLRFLQQGGGSCLFNKPTKLLDPSECGNGYVELGEECDCGSLVECALSGANCCKKCTLTHNAMCSNGLCCRDCKYELRGVTCRSAVNDCDIPETCTGDSSQCPHNVHKLDGYTCEDGQGRCYGGRCKTRDSQCKTLWGFNSADRFCYEKLNSEGTERGNCGPHSSGQGWVPCNKQDVLCGLLLCTNLTDRPRFGELQGKVTSLTIHHQSRYLDCRGGHAVLDDGLDLGYVEDGTPCGPNMMCLERRCLPVTTFNLSTCPGSSSLRICSHHGTCSNEVKCICDPDYTGKDCSVFDPIPTPTSPDGPEKYKGPSGTNIIIGSVAGAILLAAIILGGTGWGFKNIRKGRSKGV; translated from the exons CCCATTCATTTGGCCCAGAGCAGCTTCTTGGTGAAAGCCTTTGGTACATCCTTCATACTCGACCTGGAGCTCAACCA CAATCTGCTGTCTACAGACTATGTCGAGCGTCACTTTGAGGAAGACGGCCAGCTGTCACAGAATATG GGAGGGGAGCACTGCTTCTACCACGGGCGAATACGAGGGGTGCCAGGGTCCTGGGCTGCTTTGTCCACCTGCCACGGCCTGCA ggGGATGTTTTCTGACGGGAACTTCTCTTACGGGATCGAACCTCTTGGCACTGGAGCG GAGCACAATGACCACGTTGTGTTTCGAATGCCtaacactgacatttttccacctCCCTGTCCAG GATGCTCCATGAACAGCACAGAGGCTAAGATGCAGTCACACAGGCAAAGCGAAGAGGATGGTGAGCTAAGCGATGAAGTCAGCTGGTCTACCGAAGAAAAGCCGATACTCACAGAAGGTCTTCGACGCTCAAGAAGACAA gtgaggcgaGGCCAACGCACCGTCCAGACTGAGACCAAGTACATCGAGCTGATGGTGGTCAACGATTATGAACTG TTTGTGCAGTTACGCCGGTCGACCACGCAGACGAAGATTTTTTCTAAATCGGTGGTGAACATGGCAGATTTG ATCTACAAGGAGCAGCTCAACACTCGCATCGTCCTGGTAGCTATGGAAACCTGGTCGTCTGAAAACAGGGTGGCTGTCGGCGATGACCCGTTGCTCACCCTGCGTGACTTCATGAAGTACAGGAAGGAGAGCATCAAGGAGCGCGTTGATGCTGTGCATCTCTTCTC AGGGAGGACGTTCATGAGCAGCCGCAGCGAGGCAGCCTACATTGGGGGCATCTGCTCGCTGACTCGGGGTGGAGGGATCAATGAG tttggCAGTGTGGGTCCTATGGCCATCACATTGTCTCAGAGTCTTGGTCAGAACATCGGCATGCTAAGGAACAAGGAGCGAACAGCTGCTG gTGACTGCAGGTGTCCAGATCCGTGGCTGGGCTGTATCATGGAGGATACAGG CTACTACCTGCCAAGGAAGTTCTCTCGCTGCAGTATAGATGAGTATCTGCGTTTCCTCCAGCAGGGAGGAGGCAGCTGCCTCTTCAACAAGCCCACAAAG CTCCTAGACCCATCAGAGTGTGGCAATGGGTATGTAGAGCTTGGAGAGGAATGTGACTGCGGATCACTGGTG GAGTGCGCCCTGAGTGGAGCTAACTGCTGCAAGAAGTGCACTCTTACCCATAATGCCATGTGCAGCAATGGGCTCTGTTGCAGGGACTGTAAG TATGAGCTGAGAGGGGTGACGTGCCGCAGTGCTGTGAATGACTGTGACATTCCTGAGACCTGCACAGGAGACTCGAGCCAG TGTCCCCATAATGTCCACAAACTGGATGGCTACACGTGTGAAGATGGCCAA GGTCGCTGTTATGGAGGTCGCTGCAAGACCAGAGATAGCCAGTGCAAGACTCTGTGGGGCTTCA ACTCAGCTGACAGATTTTGCTATGAAAAGCTGAACTCTGAGGGCACGGAGAGAGGAAACTGTGGTCCACACTCCAGTGGCCAGGGATGGGTGCCGTGCAATAAACA GGACGTTCTGTGTGGTTTGCTGCTTTGCACCAATCTGACAGACAGACCGAGATTTGGCGAGCTGCAGGGAAAGGTCACCAGCCTCACCATCCACCATCAGAGCAGATACCTGGACTGCAG GGGTGGGCACGCAGTGCTGGATGATGGCTTGGATCTGGGCTATGTGGAAGATGGGACACCATGTGGGCCGAACATGATGTGTTTGGAGCGTCGCTGCCTCCCCGTTACCACCTTCAACCTCAGCACCTGCCCTGGATCCTCATCCTTGCGTATCTGCTCCCACCACGGG ACGTGCAGTAACGAGGTGAAGTGTATCTGTGATCCAGACTACACCGGGAAGGACTGCAGCGTGTTTGACCCAATCCCAACCCCCACCTCGCCAGATGGCCCAGAGAAGTACAAAG GTCCCAGTGGTACCAATATCATCATAGGCTCGGTTGCTGGGGCTATTCTGCTGGCGGCGATAATCCTGGGGGGAACTGGTTGGGGATTCAA AAATATCCGGAAAGGAAG ATCTAAGGGAGTTTGA
- the adam11 gene encoding disintegrin and metalloproteinase domain-containing protein 11 isoform X1 gives MLAVRCLLFAAVYARYAETALREWGSPEGRLPPAEEVVQPKRLLQQIHTEEELLHSRLDTRVKNHPAGEQPIHLAQSSFLVKAFGTSFILDLELNHNLLSTDYVERHFEEDGQLSQNMGGEHCFYHGRIRGVPGSWAALSTCHGLQGMFSDGNFSYGIEPLGTGAEHNDHVVFRMPNTDIFPPPCPGCSMNSTEAKMQSHRQSEEDGELSDEVSWSTEEKPILTEGLRRSRRQVRRGQRTVQTETKYIELMVVNDYELFVQLRRSTTQTKIFSKSVVNMADLIYKEQLNTRIVLVAMETWSSENRVAVGDDPLLTLRDFMKYRKESIKERVDAVHLFSGRTFMSSRSEAAYIGGICSLTRGGGINEFGSVGPMAITLSQSLGQNIGMLRNKERTAAGDCRCPDPWLGCIMEDTGYYLPRKFSRCSIDEYLRFLQQGGGSCLFNKPTKLLDPSECGNGYVELGEECDCGSLVECALSGANCCKKCTLTHNAMCSNGLCCRDCKYELRGVTCRSAVNDCDIPETCTGDSSQCPHNVHKLDGYTCEDGQGRCYGGRCKTRDSQCKTLWGFNSADRFCYEKLNSEGTERGNCGPHSSGQGWVPCNKQDVLCGLLLCTNLTDRPRFGELQGKVTSLTIHHQSRYLDCRGGHAVLDDGLDLGYVEDGTPCGPNMMCLERRCLPVTTFNLSTCPGSSSLRICSHHGTCSNEVKCICDPDYTGKDCSVFDPIPTPTSPDGPEKYKGPSGTNIIIGSVAGAILLAAIILGGTGWGFKNIRKGRYDPTFQS, from the exons CCCATTCATTTGGCCCAGAGCAGCTTCTTGGTGAAAGCCTTTGGTACATCCTTCATACTCGACCTGGAGCTCAACCA CAATCTGCTGTCTACAGACTATGTCGAGCGTCACTTTGAGGAAGACGGCCAGCTGTCACAGAATATG GGAGGGGAGCACTGCTTCTACCACGGGCGAATACGAGGGGTGCCAGGGTCCTGGGCTGCTTTGTCCACCTGCCACGGCCTGCA ggGGATGTTTTCTGACGGGAACTTCTCTTACGGGATCGAACCTCTTGGCACTGGAGCG GAGCACAATGACCACGTTGTGTTTCGAATGCCtaacactgacatttttccacctCCCTGTCCAG GATGCTCCATGAACAGCACAGAGGCTAAGATGCAGTCACACAGGCAAAGCGAAGAGGATGGTGAGCTAAGCGATGAAGTCAGCTGGTCTACCGAAGAAAAGCCGATACTCACAGAAGGTCTTCGACGCTCAAGAAGACAA gtgaggcgaGGCCAACGCACCGTCCAGACTGAGACCAAGTACATCGAGCTGATGGTGGTCAACGATTATGAACTG TTTGTGCAGTTACGCCGGTCGACCACGCAGACGAAGATTTTTTCTAAATCGGTGGTGAACATGGCAGATTTG ATCTACAAGGAGCAGCTCAACACTCGCATCGTCCTGGTAGCTATGGAAACCTGGTCGTCTGAAAACAGGGTGGCTGTCGGCGATGACCCGTTGCTCACCCTGCGTGACTTCATGAAGTACAGGAAGGAGAGCATCAAGGAGCGCGTTGATGCTGTGCATCTCTTCTC AGGGAGGACGTTCATGAGCAGCCGCAGCGAGGCAGCCTACATTGGGGGCATCTGCTCGCTGACTCGGGGTGGAGGGATCAATGAG tttggCAGTGTGGGTCCTATGGCCATCACATTGTCTCAGAGTCTTGGTCAGAACATCGGCATGCTAAGGAACAAGGAGCGAACAGCTGCTG gTGACTGCAGGTGTCCAGATCCGTGGCTGGGCTGTATCATGGAGGATACAGG CTACTACCTGCCAAGGAAGTTCTCTCGCTGCAGTATAGATGAGTATCTGCGTTTCCTCCAGCAGGGAGGAGGCAGCTGCCTCTTCAACAAGCCCACAAAG CTCCTAGACCCATCAGAGTGTGGCAATGGGTATGTAGAGCTTGGAGAGGAATGTGACTGCGGATCACTGGTG GAGTGCGCCCTGAGTGGAGCTAACTGCTGCAAGAAGTGCACTCTTACCCATAATGCCATGTGCAGCAATGGGCTCTGTTGCAGGGACTGTAAG TATGAGCTGAGAGGGGTGACGTGCCGCAGTGCTGTGAATGACTGTGACATTCCTGAGACCTGCACAGGAGACTCGAGCCAG TGTCCCCATAATGTCCACAAACTGGATGGCTACACGTGTGAAGATGGCCAA GGTCGCTGTTATGGAGGTCGCTGCAAGACCAGAGATAGCCAGTGCAAGACTCTGTGGGGCTTCA ACTCAGCTGACAGATTTTGCTATGAAAAGCTGAACTCTGAGGGCACGGAGAGAGGAAACTGTGGTCCACACTCCAGTGGCCAGGGATGGGTGCCGTGCAATAAACA GGACGTTCTGTGTGGTTTGCTGCTTTGCACCAATCTGACAGACAGACCGAGATTTGGCGAGCTGCAGGGAAAGGTCACCAGCCTCACCATCCACCATCAGAGCAGATACCTGGACTGCAG GGGTGGGCACGCAGTGCTGGATGATGGCTTGGATCTGGGCTATGTGGAAGATGGGACACCATGTGGGCCGAACATGATGTGTTTGGAGCGTCGCTGCCTCCCCGTTACCACCTTCAACCTCAGCACCTGCCCTGGATCCTCATCCTTGCGTATCTGCTCCCACCACGGG ACGTGCAGTAACGAGGTGAAGTGTATCTGTGATCCAGACTACACCGGGAAGGACTGCAGCGTGTTTGACCCAATCCCAACCCCCACCTCGCCAGATGGCCCAGAGAAGTACAAAG GTCCCAGTGGTACCAATATCATCATAGGCTCGGTTGCTGGGGCTATTCTGCTGGCGGCGATAATCCTGGGGGGAACTGGTTGGGGATTCAA AAATATCCGGAAAGGAAGGTACGATCCCACCTTTCAGAGCTGA
- the adam11 gene encoding disintegrin and metalloproteinase domain-containing protein 11 isoform X3, translating into MLAVRCLLFAAVYARYAETALREWGSPEGRLPPAEEVVQPKRLLQQIHTEEELLHSRLDTRVKNHPAGEQPIHLAQSSFLVKAFGTSFILDLELNHNLLSTDYVERHFEEDGQLSQNMGGEHCFYHGRIRGVPGSWAALSTCHGLQGMFSDGNFSYGIEPLGTGAEHNDHVVFRMPNTDIFPPPCPGCSMNSTEAKMQSHRQSEEDGELSDEVSWSTEEKPILTEGLRRSRRQVRRGQRTVQTETKYIELMVVNDYELFVQLRRSTTQTKIFSKSVVNMADLIYKEQLNTRIVLVAMETWSSENRVAVGDDPLLTLRDFMKYRKESIKERVDAVHLFSGRTFMSSRSEAAYIGGICSLTRGGGINEFGSVGPMAITLSQSLGQNIGMLRNKERTAAGDCRCPDPWLGCIMEDTGYYLPRKFSRCSIDEYLRFLQQGGGSCLFNKPTKLLDPSECGNGYVELGEECDCGSLVECALSGANCCKKCTLTHNAMCSNGLCCRDCKYELRGVTCRSAVNDCDIPETCTGDSSQCPHNVHKLDGYTCEDGQGRCYGGRCKTRDSQCKTLWGFNSADRFCYEKLNSEGTERGNCGPHSSGQGWVPCNKQDVLCGLLLCTNLTDRPRFGELQGKVTSLTIHHQSRYLDCRGGHAVLDDGLDLGYVEDGTPCGPNMMCLERRCLPVTTFNLSTCPGSSSLRICSHHGTCSNEVKCICDPDYTGKDCSVFDPIPTPTSPDGPEKYKATVNPAELNNMWWQIRRQNKEKKIKIRLLFNFFKINKHKN; encoded by the exons CCCATTCATTTGGCCCAGAGCAGCTTCTTGGTGAAAGCCTTTGGTACATCCTTCATACTCGACCTGGAGCTCAACCA CAATCTGCTGTCTACAGACTATGTCGAGCGTCACTTTGAGGAAGACGGCCAGCTGTCACAGAATATG GGAGGGGAGCACTGCTTCTACCACGGGCGAATACGAGGGGTGCCAGGGTCCTGGGCTGCTTTGTCCACCTGCCACGGCCTGCA ggGGATGTTTTCTGACGGGAACTTCTCTTACGGGATCGAACCTCTTGGCACTGGAGCG GAGCACAATGACCACGTTGTGTTTCGAATGCCtaacactgacatttttccacctCCCTGTCCAG GATGCTCCATGAACAGCACAGAGGCTAAGATGCAGTCACACAGGCAAAGCGAAGAGGATGGTGAGCTAAGCGATGAAGTCAGCTGGTCTACCGAAGAAAAGCCGATACTCACAGAAGGTCTTCGACGCTCAAGAAGACAA gtgaggcgaGGCCAACGCACCGTCCAGACTGAGACCAAGTACATCGAGCTGATGGTGGTCAACGATTATGAACTG TTTGTGCAGTTACGCCGGTCGACCACGCAGACGAAGATTTTTTCTAAATCGGTGGTGAACATGGCAGATTTG ATCTACAAGGAGCAGCTCAACACTCGCATCGTCCTGGTAGCTATGGAAACCTGGTCGTCTGAAAACAGGGTGGCTGTCGGCGATGACCCGTTGCTCACCCTGCGTGACTTCATGAAGTACAGGAAGGAGAGCATCAAGGAGCGCGTTGATGCTGTGCATCTCTTCTC AGGGAGGACGTTCATGAGCAGCCGCAGCGAGGCAGCCTACATTGGGGGCATCTGCTCGCTGACTCGGGGTGGAGGGATCAATGAG tttggCAGTGTGGGTCCTATGGCCATCACATTGTCTCAGAGTCTTGGTCAGAACATCGGCATGCTAAGGAACAAGGAGCGAACAGCTGCTG gTGACTGCAGGTGTCCAGATCCGTGGCTGGGCTGTATCATGGAGGATACAGG CTACTACCTGCCAAGGAAGTTCTCTCGCTGCAGTATAGATGAGTATCTGCGTTTCCTCCAGCAGGGAGGAGGCAGCTGCCTCTTCAACAAGCCCACAAAG CTCCTAGACCCATCAGAGTGTGGCAATGGGTATGTAGAGCTTGGAGAGGAATGTGACTGCGGATCACTGGTG GAGTGCGCCCTGAGTGGAGCTAACTGCTGCAAGAAGTGCACTCTTACCCATAATGCCATGTGCAGCAATGGGCTCTGTTGCAGGGACTGTAAG TATGAGCTGAGAGGGGTGACGTGCCGCAGTGCTGTGAATGACTGTGACATTCCTGAGACCTGCACAGGAGACTCGAGCCAG TGTCCCCATAATGTCCACAAACTGGATGGCTACACGTGTGAAGATGGCCAA GGTCGCTGTTATGGAGGTCGCTGCAAGACCAGAGATAGCCAGTGCAAGACTCTGTGGGGCTTCA ACTCAGCTGACAGATTTTGCTATGAAAAGCTGAACTCTGAGGGCACGGAGAGAGGAAACTGTGGTCCACACTCCAGTGGCCAGGGATGGGTGCCGTGCAATAAACA GGACGTTCTGTGTGGTTTGCTGCTTTGCACCAATCTGACAGACAGACCGAGATTTGGCGAGCTGCAGGGAAAGGTCACCAGCCTCACCATCCACCATCAGAGCAGATACCTGGACTGCAG GGGTGGGCACGCAGTGCTGGATGATGGCTTGGATCTGGGCTATGTGGAAGATGGGACACCATGTGGGCCGAACATGATGTGTTTGGAGCGTCGCTGCCTCCCCGTTACCACCTTCAACCTCAGCACCTGCCCTGGATCCTCATCCTTGCGTATCTGCTCCCACCACGGG ACGTGCAGTAACGAGGTGAAGTGTATCTGTGATCCAGACTACACCGGGAAGGACTGCAGCGTGTTTGACCCAATCCCAACCCCCACCTCGCCAGATGGCCCAGAGAAGTACAAAG ctacagtgAATCCAGCAGAGCTTAACAACATGTGGTGGCAAATAAGGagacagaacaaagaaaaaaaaatcaaaattagacttttatttaacttttttaaaataaacaaacataaaaattaa